One genomic segment of Impatiens glandulifera chromosome 6, dImpGla2.1, whole genome shotgun sequence includes these proteins:
- the LOC124941576 gene encoding vesicle-associated membrane protein 711: MAILYALVARGSVLLAEFSGTATNASAIARQILEKIPGANDMNVSYSQDRFIFHVKRTDGLTVLCMADETAGRRIPFAFLEEIHQRFVRTYGRAVLSAHAYAMNDEFSRILSQQMEYFSNDPNADRINRLKGEMSQVRNVMIENIDKVLERGDRLELLVDKTANMQGNTFRFRKQARRFRSSVWWRNVKLTVALIVLLLVIVYVVFAFVCHGPLLPSCI; this comes from the exons ATGGCGATCCTTTATGCTTTGGTAGCGAGAGGATCTGTACTTCTGGCTGAATTCAGCGGAACGGCGACAAACGCTAGTGCAATCGCCAGACAGATTCTTGAGAAGATCCCCGGCGCCAATGATATGAATGTATCTTATTCTCAAGATCGATTCATATTCCACGTCAAACGCACCGATGGCCTTACTGTTCTCTGTATGGCCGATGAAACCGCCGGAA GAAGGATACCTTTTGCTTTTCTTGAGGAGATTCATCAAAGATTTGTAAGAACATATGGCCGAGCTGTTCTTTCAGCACATGCTTATGCGATGAATGATGAATTCTCGAGAATTTTGAGTCAGCAAATGGAATATTTCTCTAATGATCCAAATGCTGATAGAATAAACCGTCTTAAAGGCGAAATGAGTCAG GTTCGCAATGTGATGATTGAGAACATTGATAAAGTATTGGAAAGAGGTGACAGGTTAGAGTTATTGGTTGATAAAACTGCTAATATGCAAGGAAATACTTTTCGATTTAGGAAGCAGGCTCGTCGTTTCAGAAGCTCAGTATGGTGGAGAAATGTCAAGCTAAC GGTTGCTTTGATAGTGCTACTGTTGGTGATTGTTTATGTTGTGTTTGCATTCGTGTGTCATGGCCCGTTATTACCTTCCTGCATTTGA
- the LOC124941723 gene encoding uncharacterized protein LOC124941723, which produces MFIIEITGLLKNGDFEKGPNPENLKGTEVIKPDAIPEWEISGFVEYIKAGQKQGDMLLVVPEGERAVRLGNEASIKQYVNVTKGLYYSITFSAARTCAQEEALNVSVAPDFGVLPMQTLYSSNGWDSYAWAFQADYDVVEILIHNPGVEEDPACGPLIDSIAMRVLYPPKLTNKNVLKNGDFEEGPYVFKNTAWGVLIPPNIEDDHSPLPGWMIESLKAVKYIDSDHFSVPQGSRAIELVAGKESAIAQVARTIPGKTYDLFFAVGDASNSCEGSMIVEAFAGKDTLKVPYESKGKGGYKRAVLRFTATSVRTRIMFYSTFYTMRSDDFSSLCGPVIDDVKLLSVRKPRKM; this is translated from the exons atgtttattattgaAATTACAGGTTTACTTAAAAATGGGGACTTTGAGAAGGGTCCAAACCCGGAGAACTTGAAGGGAACCGAGGTCATTAAACCCGACGCGATACCCGAATGGGAGATATCGGGTTTCGTTGAGTACATCAAAGCGGGTCAAAAACAAGGCGACATGCTTCTAGTGGTACCCGAGGGTGAGAGGGCGGTTCGACTCGGAAATGAGGCATCGATAAAACAATACGTGAATGTGACGAAAGGGTTGTACTATTCCATCACGTTCAGCGCCGCCAGGACATGTGCCCAGGAGGAAGCATTGAACGTGTCGGTTGCCCCGGACTTCGGGGTCCTCCCAATGCAAACTCTTTATAGTAGCAATGGTTGGGATTCGTATGCTTGGGCTTTTCAAGCCGATTATGATGTCGTGGAGATCCTTATTCATAATCCTGGAGTCGAAGAGGATCCCGCTTGTGGACCACTCATCGACTCCATTGCAATGCGGGTACTCTACCCTCCAAAACTCACCAATA AGAATGTATTGAAAAACGGAGACTTTGAAGAAGGGCCATATGTATTCAAAAACACGGCATGGGGTGTCCTAATCCCGCCAAACATTGAAGACGATCACTCGCCACTACCCGGTTGGATGATCGAGTCGCTCAAGGCAGTTAAGTACATCGACTCAGACCACTTCTCGGTCCCTCAGGGAAGTAGGGCTATCGAGCTCGTGGCAGGAAAAGAGAGTGCCATAGCTCAAGTGGCACGAACCATCCCGGGGAAGACCTACGACCTATTCTTCGCAGTTGGAGATGCAAGCAACTCTTGTGAAGGATCCATGATCGTGGAAGCCTTTGCTGGAAAGGACACTTTAAAGGTACCTTACGAATCCAAGGGTAAAGGAGGGTATAAACGTGCTGTACTTAGATTCACTGCGACTTCAGTTCGCACTCGCATTATGTTCTATAGCACATTCTATACCATGAGGAGCGATGATTTCTCGTCGCTCTGTGGTCCTGTTATCGATGATGTGAAGCTTCTGAGCGTTCGTAAACCGAGGAAAATGTGA
- the LOC124943040 gene encoding uncharacterized protein LOC124943040, with translation MSTTPVRDIIFRCLFDIQSNNSHKLQQNALQTLASITKVSPHNRNMLAQTDGAVALIFKLALTEATETLALSILFNLSLNPNLKSTLASDVNTIANLNSIVISPSSPDAGKIAASLMCSLAMLDKNKAMFGTAGTVQMLVEVISGPRCPATHHLVSTLAELVQFHGNNTLAVRSGAVPTLLGVVESPDHEDIAGISIGILVSLSRFQEGIDALRKTDRIVGTMIEVLKGKCMMSKEAATELLLRLFEDGVERLWVTPDLMSVLADVSTRGMGRARQNAGLLMRRLTSY, from the coding sequence ATGTCGACAACTCCGGTGCGTGACATCATTTTCCGGTGTCTTTTCGACATCCAATCGAACAATTCTCATAAGCTTCAACAAAATGCTCTACAAACCCTAGCTTCAATCACCAAGGTCAGCCCCCATAATCGAAACATGCTTGCTCAAACCGATGGAGCCGTTGCCTTGATTTTCAAGCTAGCTCTAACTGAGGCAACCGAGACACTCGCACTCTCGATCCTATTCAATCTATCTCTCAATCCTAATCTAAAGTCAACTTTAGCTTCTGATGTCAATACAATCGCCAACCTCAATTCCATTGTCATCTCCCCTTCCTCTCCCGACGCAGGAAAAATAGCTGCATCCCTTATGTGTAGCTTGGCCATGCTTGACAAGAACAAGGCCATGTTTGGAACAGCGGGAACTGTTCAAATGTTGGTCGAGGTCATTTCTGGTCCTCGCTGCCCCGCTACACACCACCTCGTTAGTACCCTTGCTGAGCTCGTGCAGTTCCATGGGAACAACACGCTGGCAGTTAGGTCAGGAGCAGTTCCAACTCTGCTAGGAGTGGTGGAGAGTCCTGACCATGAGGACATTGCAGGTATATCTATTGGGATTCTGGTTTCGCTATCGAGGTTTCAAGAGGGGATTGACGCACTGAGGAAGACTGATCGAATTGTGGGTACGATGATTGAGGTTTTGAAAGGGAAGTGTATGATGAGCAAGGAGGCAGCAACTGAGTTGCTTCTGAGACTATTTGAGGATGGCGTGGAGCGGTTGTGGGTCACACCTGATCTTATGTCTGTGTTGGCCGATGTTTCTACAAGGGGAATGGGGAGAGCTCGTCAAAATGCAGGTTTATTGATGAGGAGACTAACTTCGTACTAG
- the LOC124943041 gene encoding uncharacterized protein LOC124943041, which translates to MAKTNSSRRSDLSSSSSSFDSSMSSSFSSSKSSGYLNRSSSTTRVNLNRFAPLSLSIRIKIDRSSSSGRPITLSSRDHIVRKQNNNHPLMNMPKRTLNARRSAMANSLIRIGTVEGDLVKRTLSQLIRPSSHSLRRRNDFRPKLSRLFVMLMADESL; encoded by the exons ATGGCGAAAACGAACTCGTCTAGAAGATCCGATCtctcatcgtcatcatcatcgtttGATTCTTCAATGAGTTCAAGCTTTTCTTCATCTAAATCTAGCGGTTACTTGAATCGGTCCAGTTCTACAACGCGTGTAAATCTAAACAGATTCGCTCCTCTATCGCTGTCAATTCGAATTAAGATCGATAGATCCAGTTCATCTGGACGTCCGATCACCCTCTCGTCACGAGATCATATTGTTCGGAAGCAGAATAACAATCATCCGCTGATGAATATGCCGAAGAGGAC ATTGAATGCTCGTAGATCTGCTATGGCGAATTCTTTGATTCGAATTGGTACTGTTGAAGGTGATTTGGTTAAGCGAACGTTATCGCAGCTTATTAGACCTTCTTCTCATTCTCTACGACGGAGAAATGATTTCCGTCCTAAACTGAGTAGGTTATTTGTAATGTTAATGGCTGATGAATCTCTTTGA
- the LOC124944130 gene encoding protein MEMO1: MEKKIREASHAGSWYTDNPEKLEEELDGWLSGSGITKSRDVRGVIAPHAGYSYSGRAAAFAFGNIDPSSISRVFLLGPSHHYYTPKCALSKATTYKTPIGDLTIDNEVNEELKATGKFEMMDLRVDEAEHSMEMHLPYLAKVFRGYSVKIVPILVGSLNAEKEAMYGQLLAKYVDDPTNFFSVSSDFCHWGSRFNYMHHDKKHGPIYKSIESLDKMGMDIIETGDPDSFKRYLSEFNNTICGRHPISVFLHMVKSSTVKIKIKFLRYEQSSQCKTTRDSSVSYASAAAKTIDS, encoded by the exons ATGGAGAAGAAGATCAGAGAAGCATCGCATGCAGGTTCCTGGTATACCGATAATC CTGAAAAATTAGAAGAAGAGCTTGATGGATGGCTTAGTGGATCGGGTATTACTAAATCTCGCGATGTTAGAGGAGTGATTGCTCC TCATGCAGGCTATTCTTATTCGGGGCGTGCAGCTGCATTTGCGTTTGGCAATATTGATCCATCGAGCAT TTCTCGTGTGTTCCTTCTTGGTCCATCGCATCATTATTACACTCCAAAATGCGCACTTTCGAAAGCCACTACTTACAAGACTCCCATCGGAGACCTTACTATTGACAATGAAG TTAATGAAGAGTTGAAAGCGACAGGAAAATTCGAAATGATGGATCTTAGAGTTGATGAAGCTGAACATAGTATGGAAATGCATTTGCCTTACCTTGCTAAAGTCTTTCGCGG GTATTCAGTTAAAATCGTACCAATTCTAGTCGGTTCTCTCAATGCTGAAAAAGAAGCAATGTATGGCCAACTGTTAGCCAAGTATGTTGACGATCCAACCAACTTCTTTTCCGTGTCCTCCGATTTTTGTCACTGGGGCTCTAG GTTTAACTATATGCATCACGACAAAAAACATGGACCTATCTACAAGTCAATTGAATCATTGGATAAGATGGGCATGGACATAATAGAAACAGGAGATCCAGACTCGTTTAAGCGATACCTATCTGAGTTCAACAACACTATTTGTGGACGCCACCCGATAAGCGTTTTCCTCCAT ATGGTGAAGTCGTCAACGGTGAAGATTAAGATCAAATTCCTAAGATACGAGCAGTCGAGTCAATGTAAAACGACGAGAGATAGCAGCGTTAGCTACGCCTCCGCTGCTGCAAAGACTATTGATTCTTGA
- the LOC124944131 gene encoding uncharacterized protein LOC124944131, with the protein MTEDVWVKSAMKDDDIVAELLLRIKHSSADQIPLMLPPVRWGSYKIRSSAIRKEKSEPMRCSPKTPLSWSGGGGGLGGGGGGTSASDLCEESSRGSDGKSIARSKGAFCIDNGSNSDIDKRFRKKMGISELKEEEMVQMKENIHLKKVIEKLRMTVDEQKDENQSLKRRKLSDGFLLQSSSSTCLEERTEKIEKIEKVEGRKFVLPDLNLLPVDEDDEEPIQSSWR; encoded by the exons ATGACGGAAGATGTTTGGGTGAAATCGGCGATGAAGGACGACGATATAGTAGCGGAGTTACTCTTGAGGATAAAGCATTCATCTGCTGACCAGATTCCGCTTATGTTACCGCCTGTTCGATGGGGAAGCTATAAGATTAGGTCGTCGGCTATTAGAAAGGAGAAATCGGAACCGATGAGATGTAGTCCGAAAACACCGCTTTCGTGGAGCGGCGGCGGCGGTGGACTCGGCGGCGGTGGTGGTGGAACATCGGCGAGTGATTTGTGTGAAGAGTCTAGTAGAGGTTCTGATGGTAAATCCATTGCCAGATCTAAG GGTGCTTTTTGTATTGATAATGGGTCCAATTCAGATATCGACAAGAGATTTAGAAAGAAAATG GGTATTTCTGAgcttaaagaagaagaaatggttcAGATGAAGGAAAACATACATTTAAAGAAGGTAATTGAAAAGCTGAGAATGACAGTTGATGAACAGAAAGATGAAAATCAGAGCTTGAAGAGAAGGAAACTG AGTGATGGGTTTTTGTTACAATCATCATCTTCAACTTGCTTAGAAGAAAGAACAGAGAAAATCGAGAAAATAGAGAAAGTCGAAGGAAGGAAGTTTGTTCTACCGGATCTAAACTTGTTACCagttgatgaagatgatgaagaaccaATTCAATCTTCATGGAGATGA